Within Spinacia oleracea cultivar Varoflay chromosome 4, BTI_SOV_V1, whole genome shotgun sequence, the genomic segment aattttttttaaaaaaaaaataagaagaaCATCAGAGAAGCAGAGAAACGGACAAACCTGAGCATCAATGGCGATTTCGGATTTGCCGATGGGAAGCAGTTAAGTTTTAGATAATTTAGGGTTTGCAATGACGGTTTCTCTCGAGCTGAGAGTTTTAGCGGAATAGGGATTGTAAGCGCTGAATTTATTTTCTTCAGAATTTTAAGCGCTCAATTgtaatttatttcttttctttttttttcaattttaggACAACGCTCAGTAGAGCATATCACGTGCAAGGCACGCTTTTTCTCGACGCCTAATGTCGTCGCCAAAACCCTCGACGAAGGAAGGCGTCGAGAAAGCGATGTCGTCAAAATTGTCGACTACTTTAGGCGTCGACGATACGCGGAACTTAATTTCGCACCCAACGCCTACCCCCTAGCGTCGAGCCCATAGCATCTTGAAACACcgtgtttttgtagtagtgacgtTGTAAGATGAAATACGAAGGAACATGTTGATCTATAGCACTGAAAGGACGGCTCCGCAAAGGCCTCTCAGTTTTGGCATCAATCGGATAAACAGAATGCCACTCAGATCCAACGTATGGAGAGCAGGAGAAAGTTCTCGTCCACAAGCTAGCTGAGGCCAGTCCATTGGCAGAACACTCGGAGATTGACCGCGGCCATCAAGCCTTTCTGCCTCGGCGAGAGCAGGCCACGCGACCACCTTCCCGGGTGAACCCATCGGCCATTCTGCGGCCATCCTCAAGACGTCAGGAACACTTTAAAGCTGAATATGAATTATCAGACACAGGACCTACTCTAGTTATGGAAGATCCCCCATTTTACCCCTCTACTCGAGGACAAACTCAGATGACACTCCACAGAGTGAGCATGCGTCCCAACTTATCATATCCAACAGGGATTGAATAACTTGACGTTGAGACACATGAGAACTCCCTTCTGTGAAGACATAATGAACGCCCCGAAAGAGCCTAAAGTCAAAACTCCCACcattgaagcttatgacggTACCACCGACCCGGACATGCACCTAGTTGTATACCGTCAccacatgtatgttcaaggagCCAATGAGGCCAcgtggtgcaaatattttccaGCTACCCTTAAAGGAGTGGCGTCCAAATGGTTTGAAAGACTGCCCCCAGGATCAATTGCGTCCTTTGACGAGCTACAAACCTTGTTCTCCACCAGGTTCATGGcatacaaggaagaaaggaaaacaagcatgCATTTGGGACGCATTCAACAAGGAAAGGACGAGTCGTTGTGAAGGTATGTTAAGCGCTTCAACCTAGAACCCCGACAGATCCCTGATCTGCCCGATGGCGTCTCTTTCGATAATTTTATTAGAGGATTGAAGAAAGGTCATTCAAGTTTGACTTAGTTAAGCAAAGTGTCCGGACTATGGTTGATGTCTTGGACGAGGCCGAAGCCTTTATTCATGCAACTTAAATATGCAGTGCATCCAAGGATGGAAAGACTGGTGAAGCGACGGACTCCTCAGGGAAGAAAGAGAAGATAGACAGGAAAGTCCCACGAATAAATGGTACATGGGCTCTTTCGAAAGAACATGATACCAATTCTCCCGGACAAAAGAGAGGACGCCCACAAGAAAGAAAATATTTTGATTACAATACAGACCTTTTCACAATCCTAGTGGACGTCGGGACTAGGTTCGATCTCAAACGGCCCTTCCCCATGAAATCTCCTGCTGAGAGTCGAGATCCTAAGCTGTATTTTCAGTTCCACGAAGATATAGGGCATGACACCAAGGATTGCAGAAGCCTGAAGAGAGCCTTGGACGACCTAGCCTCCAAGGGGCACCTAAAGAACTACCTGAAAAGAAGCATTCACGGCACGGGAAAAAATTATTACAAGAAAAACAAGTCACCTGTCTTAGATACAGAAGGAAATCACAGCGAAggaggatttgtagccgtcatatcagGAGGACCAGCTTCTGGTGGGCCCACCGTGAGGGGACAGAAAGATTATGCTTGCCGTCTAGGACAAGTAACGTTATCAGGAAAATCACCAGTGGACCCATTCCCTCGGATAGAAATATGTGAATCAGACGGCGGACGTGTAGCCACCCCACATGACGACCCTCTCGTGGTCGAGATCAAAATCTCTAACATGAGAGTAAAACGCATCTTGATAGATACAGGAAGTTCATCTGATATAATGAGCATGGAGTGCCTAAGCCGCCTAGCTCACGACCCTAAGACCATAGAGACCACCCACTACGTACCCTATCATTGGCTTTGGAGGAAGCATCATACATCCAATAGGCGTCATTAACTTGCCGGTTTGAATTGGAGGGCGAAAAGATGGACGAAAGATGGGGGTGGACTTCCTAATCGTCAAAGATTTGACAGCATACAATGTCATTTTGGGACGCCCCACCTTGAACAAGATTAAGGCAGTGGTTGTCACCCATCTCATGCTTCTGAAGTATGTGTGTGACGATGGGGCAATAGGGACTATACACGGAGATCAACAGCAAGCAAGAGACTGCTACCTCACAACTCTTAACCCATCAGCACGGAGGAAAGATCTGGCTGGGACCAAAGGCAAAAGGAAATATGAAGAAGAACCACCAACTGCCGGCGAGGGTATCCCAGTTAAAATAGAGAAAAGTGGCTGAAGAGTAGAATGTCAATAGACTAGTCAGAATACTTTATGTAATATGAGCCTATAAAATGGCCTAGAAATTGTGTAAGAGCCAACAAAATGGCCAGTAATTCACGCCTATAAAACGGCCAATCTACTTTCGCTGTTTAGCTAAATGTTAACTTTACGATAATATTACTCCTATCAAAACTCTGATAAACTTATGGCCCAATAAATCCACTGATTGAATGAagcactcaaaatcatataacaaACGCAAGAAAGTGACTCAATCAAAGAAGTCCCTCCACATTGACGACCTCCGACTTGGCGGCTCACGAGTGGTTAATTGAACGACATCCTTAGAAGTGGCCTAAATTAATCAACAATATTAAAGACGTGAACACGCAAATAAGACTCAACAAAGAAGTCATTCAATATGGACGCCCTCTCCTTTGAAGGCGTCACAGAAGATTAATCGGTTGACGGCCTGaggagtggcctagattagcgccccaaattaggctgatcacctaaaaacACTGGGTTAACTGTCCACAATTGGACAAGAAAACATGTTCCTGAAAAGTCAGTATAAAACTGAGATGGAATAAAAGCATAAGTGCACAGAAGGCACAAAATATTCATACATGCGCGCAAGGCGCAACAAAcccaaataaaaataatgccCAAAGGCATCAATGTTATTACAAGCGCCTACGGGGCCACAGAAACCAGCACTAGAATTCAGCAGTCTAAGGATGAGGGGCCGTCGAGCTTCCTTCCCGGACGTCTTGATCTTCAGGATATTTCACCTCCTCTTCCTCTACGTCCTCATCCTCCCCCTCACTAAAAAACTCGGGAGGATCAAGACCAAGGCGTCGAGTGGCCGAGACGGCCATCTGGTACGAAATTCGGCGTCTAAACTAGGAAAAGTCCTTCCCATCCATCGACTGATCCCAAGCCCGCCGAGCATTCTCCAGAATGGCCTCCTCCCCAAGCTTGAAAGAAATAACGGCTTCCTCCCGAATAGTTTCAATCTCGTCTTGGGTTGAGCTTCTTCTCCAGGGCGTCCACCTTGGTAGAGAAGTTGGTGACGCGCTTCGAGACGGCAGCATACCCAGTCCTAAGAGCAGTCAACCTCTCCTCATGCTCCAAAAGCTTCTTCTCATAGTTCTGTGCATCCTCCTCAGCCTCTCTCAGAGCAGCCGTCTCCGACCTGATCTGGACATCCGCGTCCTCATTGATCAGTCTACCCTTCTTCTCAGCGTACAGCTCATGATTCTCAATCTTGTCCTTATGCTTAAACATCTCTTGGTGCATGTCAAAGCGGTACTGCATGTCTACCTTCGGCACAACGGATGAACAGCTACCACGAACCAAAACATTAGGAGGAGAACTAAAGAAAGTGTAaaaccaaacttaagaaaataCTTACGTCAAGAACGAGGGACTGCATGACCCCAAAGTACCCCTGTTCAATTCCATGTAGAGAGTTCACATACTCCTCGGGAATAGCATCATAGACGGCAGAAAGGATCTTGTCCTTTTCCTCTGAGCTAAACCCGCCAGATGGGGGAATATGTGCCACTTCGGCCCGCCTCATCCGTTCGAACATATCACCTGAGCCAACATTAATACATCAATCAATATACCAAACCACTAAGTTGTCAAGACGTCCTAAATATTAAAGAACTAACTAGTTGACGGAGCAGGCGGAGGCATTGACGCGTCCCCAGCAGAAGAAGGGTCTTTGGAATCCCCGTCCTTCCTCTCTCTAGACGAGGGAGCAGCTGCACGACCAACATCTGCAGCTTCGCCAGATGCACCAGCCTCACCAGTAGCTGTCCCAGTAGCAGCCGTCTTGGCTGCCGAATCATCCTCATTCGCTACCTGGGCAGACGTCTCCTTTGGCACAGGAGGGAGATCTGTCACCTGTGGAACAGAGGTTCCCTCTCCCCCAGCCAGAGGGGATGACGGCTTTGTTGCTGGTGGCTTCACCATAGTATCAGGACTGCCCAACTTCTTGAAAAAGGGCCGCTTGGGCTTAGGGGCTACCGTCGAAGAGGCAGGACGCTTCTTCGTAGCAGATGAAGTAGGCCCCtgaaaatgaaaagggtgaaaaAACCGGCATAGACTTTAAAGACTCTAGAAATGCGTCCAACTGAATAAGACGTACCTTGGAAGCGTCACCAGAAGCCCCCTCATCCGACTTCTTCAAGGATTCTTTCCTTTTGGCCTCCACGGCTTTAAAGACATCGTCCGTATACACTTGGGACAACCAGGTGGGCACGTCCACTAATCCTTGTCTTCTGGGGACAGATGACTCATAGTAGAATCTACACAAACCAAGGGGATCAGTGAAAGACAAGAAACCAAGGTTATTTACGAAAAATAGACGCAATACTACCTCTATGTAAGTAAGGGCAGAGACCAACGGCCGCAAGAAAGACCATGTTGGTAAATTGAcccacatggggaagccaaATATTAGGCACCCACGCGTGTCTCTTTGCAGATAGCCGATATATTTCGGCTTCAAATAAAGGCTTTATGAGCCTCCATTCTCTTGACAGGAGGCGAGGATAGGCGTCAGTTTTAGATAAGAAACGAGGCCGGTAGTTCCAGCGAGAAAGACGCTCTGAAAGAGGAAGGTCCTCCATTTGGATAATAGACCATTTCGTTCTCCACCATACCCACCTTGAGGACTTACCCACTACCGTCTTATAACCTCGCCGGCTATACAGGGTAAACCATCCCTAgggagaacgagaagaaggAGCGATATCTACAAGTCTAACAAAAGAAGGAAAGGAAGAGGTGACGTCACTGAACGCACACTTGGAAATATAACCAAAAACATTCTCCCAAGAATTAAGGGTCAGCTGGGCTAGGCCAATATCATAACCATCCAAAACGTCCATTACAAAAGGATGCAAGGGAAACCTAAGGCCCAATCGGAAGGCGGCCGTATAGACAGCAACCTCCCCCAAAGAAAGACGGTCTACAATACTATGGGGACGAGGACACCAAAAACTAAAGCCACGAGGCAAGATCAAGAAACGCTCAAAATCACGCCCTTGCTCCTTTAGGTACCTTAACCATTTTCTGCTAGGGAGGATGTTAGAAGGAAACAAGTCCACATCCTCCTTTCCACGAACCATAGGGGGaatttttttgcaaactcctcgtccGAAGAACTGGAAGAGTCATCTTTGAAATCCTCACGTGGGATACGAGGACGGCAAGGCACACTCTTTCTTCTCCTTGAAGAACGAGCCGTCCTGGAACCTTTGTCTCCTGAATGAAGTGAGGAGCTAACTCCTCCCCTATTTCCCTCGaacgggttcgaaaaaggaacctgttaggttatgacacatatgacaatacataaatcatgcggaaaaaccataaagccaggaaagcatattatttacacataatcatttagcatagtatagatgcatacactttttagcgtgccctccctagctgcgcccgaaccgaacaagaacaagtctttcggactccaagtgtcgtccctacgtagatagtccacagtacgtctggatccgcctcaagattgaccaactagaatcgcccttaaggtgcttaggaattttcggctattattatgcaagagagtggctgaatttttctttcaaaacttacccttttgaatacttcaatcgtcactctaaattatgaccctaggcccttatttatagaggtttgaaaagggaattggaatcctagtaggatacaatttaattaaacttagaatcctacaaggactctaattaattaaataatcctaataggaataggaatttaatcacacaccaaaacctaatagatttaggaattgtgcatggacacaaacacacacacgcacggatccacgagggcgcccgcacgcgtgcgctcggccacgcagcccacgctgggcagccttgccttggcgcgctgggcctgccttgcggtgggcctggcggtgccttgggctgggcgttggcgcgcgtccttgcttgctgggcgatggcctggcttcgtgctgggccttcgtccggcaggactcgtccgatgcttattcgtacgatacgcttccaattaaattcccggttccggaattcatttccgatacgaacaatatttaatatttccaattccggaattaatttccgtttcgaaaaaatatttaatatttccgtttccggaattattttccgattccgataatatttccgattctgacaatatttccgtttccggcaatatttccatttccgataacatattccgatatgtaccatgtttccgtttccggcaacatctacgacttggataatacttatatttccgatacgatccatatttccgtttccggcaatatcatcgtttccggagtattcacttgcttgtgacgatctcagctcccactgaaaccaagatccgtcgattccgaatatccatagatagagtatttaatgccattaaatacttgatccgtttatgtactatttgtgtgaccctacgggttcagtcaagagtaagctgtgaattaatatcattaattccacttgaactgaagcggcctctagctaggcattcagctcacttgatctcactgaattattaacttgttaattaatactgaaccgcatttattagacttaacattgaatgcatacttggaccaagggcattatttccttcagtctcccacttgtccttaggcacaagtgtgcatttcctaattcctttgtcgctcgatgcttgctcttgaacataaggtaagagctgtcatccttattatgtccagaggtgtttctcggtttcagagttcaactgatcaaataagcagataatcatagcctatgattcatctgagcacggccatgcatttcacagtttctagctctccgagtggccttgtacaacttttaagcatctcatcccgatttatgggaggacaatcccaatcttgcgatcttgagattagacttcgtttgataggtgattacctgagcgttgcctttatagcctccttttacggtgcgacggttggtcaacgtcaaagcaaccagttctcaaacaagtaatctcatatcactcaggtattgaggatttagtgtctaataattttaatgaaatttacttatgacagattttcatctcttacagtaaagtttcataggtctgtccgatactagtcttcccaaagtaagtatctatgcaaatgattatgacattgtcatgtccacatagttcaagaaacagaactactagtcatcttgcattctagtcgtctaa encodes:
- the LOC110802421 gene encoding uncharacterized protein — protein: MRTPFCEDIMNAPKEPKVKTPTIEAYDGTTDPDMHLVVYRHHMYVQGANEATWCKYFPATLKGVASKWFERLPPGSIASFDELQTLFSTSASKDGKTGEATDSSGKKEKIDRKVPRINGTWALSKEHDTNSPGQKRGRPQERKYFDYNTDLFTILVDVGTRFDLKRPFPMKSPAESRDPKLYFQFHEDIGHDTKDCRSLKRALDDLASKGHLKNYLKRSIHGTGKNYYKKNKSPVLDTEGNHSEGGFVAVISGGPASGGPTVRGQKDYACRLGQVTLSGKSPVDPFPRIEICESDGGRVATPHDDPLVVEIKISNMRVKRILIDTGSSSDIMSMECLSRLAHDPKTIETTHYVPYHWLWRKHHTSNRRH